One genomic segment of Mangifera indica cultivar Alphonso chromosome 6, CATAS_Mindica_2.1, whole genome shotgun sequence includes these proteins:
- the LOC123219106 gene encoding CTP synthase-like isoform X2, with amino-acid sequence MKYVLVTGGVVSGLGKGVTASSIGVLLKACGLRVTSIKIDPYINTDAGTMSPFEHGEVFVLDDGGEVDLDLGNYERFLDITLTKDNNITTGKIYQQVINRERRGDYLGKTVQVVPHITDAIQEWIERVARIPVDGKEGPADVCVIELGGTIGDIESMPFIEALGQFSYRVGPGNFCLIHVSLVPVLNVVGEQKTKPTQHSVRELRGQGLTPNILACRSTTALDENVKAKLSQFCHVPENIVTLYDVPNIWHIPLLLKDQKAHEGILKALNLSSTKEPSLREWTARATRCDLLHEPVRIAMVGKYTGLSDSYLSVLKALLHASVELGKKLIVDWVPACDLEDSSAKENPNAYKAAWKLLKGADGVLVPGGFGDRGVQGKILAAKYARENKVPYLGICLGMQTAVIEYARSVLGLRDANSTEFDANTKNPCVIFMPEGSKTHMGGTMRLGSRRTHFQSKECKSAKLYGNKSFIDERHRHRYEVNPDMIATFENAGLSFIGKDETGRRMEIVELPNHPYYIGAQFHPEFKSRPGKPSALFLGLIAAACRQLDTLIGNAPIKPPNGVASKKVRQNGKTKKPAKILSGGVYGYSNGVHDEGTYCLWL; translated from the exons atgaagtatGTTTTGGTGACTGGTGGAGTTGTCAGTGGTCTTGGTAAAGGAGTCACTGCTAGCAGTATTGGAGTGCTCCTTAAAGCCTGTGGACTTCGAGTTACTTCCATCAAGATTG ATCCTTACATAAATACCGATGCTGGAACTATGTCCCCCTTTGAGCATGGTGAAGTTTTTGTCTTAGACGATGGTGGCGAG GTGGACCTTGACCTTGGTAACTATGAGCGGTTCCTCGATATCACGTTGAccaaagataataatataactaCTGGAAAGATTTACCAG CAAGTTATCAATAGGGAAAGAAGGGGAGACTATTTGGGTAAAACTGTACAG GTTGTCCCTCACATTACGGATGCCATTCAAGAGTGGATTGAGCGAGTAGCAAGGATACCAGTGGATGGAAAGGAAGGTCCAGCAGATGTTTGTGTTATAGAGCTTGGAGGAACTATAG GAGACATTGAGTCCATGCCATTTATTGAGGCTTTAGGGCAGTTTTCATACCGTGTAG GTCCTGGCAACTTTTGCTTGATCCATGTCAGCCTTGTGCCTGTTCTAAATGTTGTGGGTGAACAA AAAACAAAACCAACCCAGCACAGTGTTCGGGAACTTAGAGGCCAGGGTTTGACACCAAATATCCTTGCTTGTCGCAGCACAACG GCGCTTGACGAGAATGTCAAGGCAAAACTCTCTCAATTTTGCCATGTTCCG GAAAATATCGTCACTCTTTATGATGTTCCCAACATCTGGCATATTCCTTTGCTTTTGAAA GATCAGAAGGCACATGAAGGCATTCTGAAAGCTCTGAACCTTTCGAG TACTAAGGAACCTTCTCTAAGGGAATGGACTGCAAGGGCCACACGGTGTGACTTGTTGCATGAACCG GTCAGAATTGCCATGGTTGGGAAGTATACAGGCCTTTCAGATTCCTACCTCTCTGTACTGAAG GCTCTTTTACATGCTTCTGTTGAACTTGGCAAAAAACTTATTGTCGATTGGGTTCCAGCTTGCGACCTTGAAGATTCATCTGCTAAAGAG AATCCCAATGCTTACAAGGCTGCATGGAAGTTGTTGAAG GGTGCAGATGGTGTTCTTGTTCCAGGAGGCTTCGGTGACAGAGGAGTGCAAGGGAAAATTCTTGCAGCGAAGTATGCCCGGGAAAACAAAGTTCCGTACCTTGGCATTTGTCTTGGAATGCAAACTGCTGTCATCGAGTATGCACGATCTGTTCTTGGCCTGCGAGATGCTAACAGCACTGAATTTGATGCCAACACCAAAAATCCCTGTGTCATATTTATGCCTGAG GGCTCGAAAACTCATATGGGAGGCACCATGCGCCTTGGATCAAGAAGGACACATTTCCAGAGTAAGGAGTGCAAATCTGCAAAACT ATATGGAAACAAAAGTTTCATTGATGAGAGACACCGTCATAGATATGAG GTGAATCCCGATATGATAGCAACCTTTGAAAACGCTGGCCTTTCTTTCATTGGCAAGGATGAAACCGGTCGACGCATGGAG ATTGTTGAGCTTCCTAATCATCCCTACTACATCGGTGCTCAATTTCATCCTGAGTTTAAATCGAGACCTGGAAAACCCTCTGCTTTGTTCTTAG GACTTATAGCAGCGGCATGTAGGCAGTTAGATACTCTGATCGGGAATGCCCCCATCAAGCCTCCAAATGGTGTGGCATCGAAGAAAGTACGCCAAAACGGAAAAACTAAAAAGCCTGCAAAAATTTTATCTGGTGGTGTATATGGTTACAGCAATGGTGTGCATGATGAAGGCACTTACTGCCTTTGGTTGTAG
- the LOC123219106 gene encoding CTP synthase-like isoform X3: MKYVLVTGGVVSGLGKGVTASSIGVLLKACGLRVTSIKIDPYINTDAGTMSPFEHGEVFVLDDGGEVDLDLGNYERFLDITLTKDNNITTGKIYQQVINRERRGDYLGKTVQVVPHITDAIQEWIERVARIPVDGKEGPADVCVIELGGTIGDIESMPFIEALGQFSYRVGPGNFCLIHVSLVPVLNVVGEQKTKPTQHSVRELRGQGLTPNILACRSTTALDENVKAKLSQFCHVPQENIVTLYDVPNIWHIPLLLKDQKAHEGILKALNLSSTKEPSLREWTARATRCDLLHEPVRIAMVGKYTGLSDSYLSVLKALLHASVELGKKLIVDWVPACDLEDSSAKENPNAYKAAWKLLKGADGVLVPGGFGDRGVQGKILAAKYARENKVPYLGICLGMQTAVIEYARSVLGLRDANSTEFDANTKNPCVIFMPEGSKTHMGGTMRLGSRRTHFQSKECKSAKLYGNKSFIDERHRHRYEVNPDMIATFENAGLSFIGKDETGRRMEIVELPNHPYYIGAQFHPEFKSRPGKPSALFLGLIAAACRQLDTLIGNAPIKPPNGVASKKVRQNGKTKKPAKILSVLFKRFRFNRGL; this comes from the exons atgaagtatGTTTTGGTGACTGGTGGAGTTGTCAGTGGTCTTGGTAAAGGAGTCACTGCTAGCAGTATTGGAGTGCTCCTTAAAGCCTGTGGACTTCGAGTTACTTCCATCAAGATTG ATCCTTACATAAATACCGATGCTGGAACTATGTCCCCCTTTGAGCATGGTGAAGTTTTTGTCTTAGACGATGGTGGCGAG GTGGACCTTGACCTTGGTAACTATGAGCGGTTCCTCGATATCACGTTGAccaaagataataatataactaCTGGAAAGATTTACCAG CAAGTTATCAATAGGGAAAGAAGGGGAGACTATTTGGGTAAAACTGTACAG GTTGTCCCTCACATTACGGATGCCATTCAAGAGTGGATTGAGCGAGTAGCAAGGATACCAGTGGATGGAAAGGAAGGTCCAGCAGATGTTTGTGTTATAGAGCTTGGAGGAACTATAG GAGACATTGAGTCCATGCCATTTATTGAGGCTTTAGGGCAGTTTTCATACCGTGTAG GTCCTGGCAACTTTTGCTTGATCCATGTCAGCCTTGTGCCTGTTCTAAATGTTGTGGGTGAACAA AAAACAAAACCAACCCAGCACAGTGTTCGGGAACTTAGAGGCCAGGGTTTGACACCAAATATCCTTGCTTGTCGCAGCACAACG GCGCTTGACGAGAATGTCAAGGCAAAACTCTCTCAATTTTGCCATGTTCCG CAGGAAAATATCGTCACTCTTTATGATGTTCCCAACATCTGGCATATTCCTTTGCTTTTGAAA GATCAGAAGGCACATGAAGGCATTCTGAAAGCTCTGAACCTTTCGAG TACTAAGGAACCTTCTCTAAGGGAATGGACTGCAAGGGCCACACGGTGTGACTTGTTGCATGAACCG GTCAGAATTGCCATGGTTGGGAAGTATACAGGCCTTTCAGATTCCTACCTCTCTGTACTGAAG GCTCTTTTACATGCTTCTGTTGAACTTGGCAAAAAACTTATTGTCGATTGGGTTCCAGCTTGCGACCTTGAAGATTCATCTGCTAAAGAG AATCCCAATGCTTACAAGGCTGCATGGAAGTTGTTGAAG GGTGCAGATGGTGTTCTTGTTCCAGGAGGCTTCGGTGACAGAGGAGTGCAAGGGAAAATTCTTGCAGCGAAGTATGCCCGGGAAAACAAAGTTCCGTACCTTGGCATTTGTCTTGGAATGCAAACTGCTGTCATCGAGTATGCACGATCTGTTCTTGGCCTGCGAGATGCTAACAGCACTGAATTTGATGCCAACACCAAAAATCCCTGTGTCATATTTATGCCTGAG GGCTCGAAAACTCATATGGGAGGCACCATGCGCCTTGGATCAAGAAGGACACATTTCCAGAGTAAGGAGTGCAAATCTGCAAAACT ATATGGAAACAAAAGTTTCATTGATGAGAGACACCGTCATAGATATGAG GTGAATCCCGATATGATAGCAACCTTTGAAAACGCTGGCCTTTCTTTCATTGGCAAGGATGAAACCGGTCGACGCATGGAG ATTGTTGAGCTTCCTAATCATCCCTACTACATCGGTGCTCAATTTCATCCTGAGTTTAAATCGAGACCTGGAAAACCCTCTGCTTTGTTCTTAG GACTTATAGCAGCGGCATGTAGGCAGTTAGATACTCTGATCGGGAATGCCCCCATCAAGCCTCCAAATGGTGTGGCATCGAAGAAAGTACGCCAAAACGGAAAAACTAAAAAGCCTGCAAAAATTTTATCTG ttttatttaagCGATTCCGATTCAATCGAGGGCTTTAA
- the LOC123219106 gene encoding CTP synthase-like isoform X1 yields MKYVLVTGGVVSGLGKGVTASSIGVLLKACGLRVTSIKIDPYINTDAGTMSPFEHGEVFVLDDGGEVDLDLGNYERFLDITLTKDNNITTGKIYQQVINRERRGDYLGKTVQVVPHITDAIQEWIERVARIPVDGKEGPADVCVIELGGTIGDIESMPFIEALGQFSYRVGPGNFCLIHVSLVPVLNVVGEQKTKPTQHSVRELRGQGLTPNILACRSTTALDENVKAKLSQFCHVPQENIVTLYDVPNIWHIPLLLKDQKAHEGILKALNLSSTKEPSLREWTARATRCDLLHEPVRIAMVGKYTGLSDSYLSVLKALLHASVELGKKLIVDWVPACDLEDSSAKENPNAYKAAWKLLKGADGVLVPGGFGDRGVQGKILAAKYARENKVPYLGICLGMQTAVIEYARSVLGLRDANSTEFDANTKNPCVIFMPEGSKTHMGGTMRLGSRRTHFQSKECKSAKLYGNKSFIDERHRHRYEVNPDMIATFENAGLSFIGKDETGRRMEIVELPNHPYYIGAQFHPEFKSRPGKPSALFLGLIAAACRQLDTLIGNAPIKPPNGVASKKVRQNGKTKKPAKILSGGVYGYSNVLFKRFRFNRGL; encoded by the exons atgaagtatGTTTTGGTGACTGGTGGAGTTGTCAGTGGTCTTGGTAAAGGAGTCACTGCTAGCAGTATTGGAGTGCTCCTTAAAGCCTGTGGACTTCGAGTTACTTCCATCAAGATTG ATCCTTACATAAATACCGATGCTGGAACTATGTCCCCCTTTGAGCATGGTGAAGTTTTTGTCTTAGACGATGGTGGCGAG GTGGACCTTGACCTTGGTAACTATGAGCGGTTCCTCGATATCACGTTGAccaaagataataatataactaCTGGAAAGATTTACCAG CAAGTTATCAATAGGGAAAGAAGGGGAGACTATTTGGGTAAAACTGTACAG GTTGTCCCTCACATTACGGATGCCATTCAAGAGTGGATTGAGCGAGTAGCAAGGATACCAGTGGATGGAAAGGAAGGTCCAGCAGATGTTTGTGTTATAGAGCTTGGAGGAACTATAG GAGACATTGAGTCCATGCCATTTATTGAGGCTTTAGGGCAGTTTTCATACCGTGTAG GTCCTGGCAACTTTTGCTTGATCCATGTCAGCCTTGTGCCTGTTCTAAATGTTGTGGGTGAACAA AAAACAAAACCAACCCAGCACAGTGTTCGGGAACTTAGAGGCCAGGGTTTGACACCAAATATCCTTGCTTGTCGCAGCACAACG GCGCTTGACGAGAATGTCAAGGCAAAACTCTCTCAATTTTGCCATGTTCCG CAGGAAAATATCGTCACTCTTTATGATGTTCCCAACATCTGGCATATTCCTTTGCTTTTGAAA GATCAGAAGGCACATGAAGGCATTCTGAAAGCTCTGAACCTTTCGAG TACTAAGGAACCTTCTCTAAGGGAATGGACTGCAAGGGCCACACGGTGTGACTTGTTGCATGAACCG GTCAGAATTGCCATGGTTGGGAAGTATACAGGCCTTTCAGATTCCTACCTCTCTGTACTGAAG GCTCTTTTACATGCTTCTGTTGAACTTGGCAAAAAACTTATTGTCGATTGGGTTCCAGCTTGCGACCTTGAAGATTCATCTGCTAAAGAG AATCCCAATGCTTACAAGGCTGCATGGAAGTTGTTGAAG GGTGCAGATGGTGTTCTTGTTCCAGGAGGCTTCGGTGACAGAGGAGTGCAAGGGAAAATTCTTGCAGCGAAGTATGCCCGGGAAAACAAAGTTCCGTACCTTGGCATTTGTCTTGGAATGCAAACTGCTGTCATCGAGTATGCACGATCTGTTCTTGGCCTGCGAGATGCTAACAGCACTGAATTTGATGCCAACACCAAAAATCCCTGTGTCATATTTATGCCTGAG GGCTCGAAAACTCATATGGGAGGCACCATGCGCCTTGGATCAAGAAGGACACATTTCCAGAGTAAGGAGTGCAAATCTGCAAAACT ATATGGAAACAAAAGTTTCATTGATGAGAGACACCGTCATAGATATGAG GTGAATCCCGATATGATAGCAACCTTTGAAAACGCTGGCCTTTCTTTCATTGGCAAGGATGAAACCGGTCGACGCATGGAG ATTGTTGAGCTTCCTAATCATCCCTACTACATCGGTGCTCAATTTCATCCTGAGTTTAAATCGAGACCTGGAAAACCCTCTGCTTTGTTCTTAG GACTTATAGCAGCGGCATGTAGGCAGTTAGATACTCTGATCGGGAATGCCCCCATCAAGCCTCCAAATGGTGTGGCATCGAAGAAAGTACGCCAAAACGGAAAAACTAAAAAGCCTGCAAAAATTTTATCTGGTGGTGTATATGGTTACAGCAATG ttttatttaagCGATTCCGATTCAATCGAGGGCTTTAA